A region from the Diorhabda sublineata isolate icDioSubl1.1 chromosome X, icDioSubl1.1, whole genome shotgun sequence genome encodes:
- the LOC130451379 gene encoding OTU domain-containing protein 5-A — MTILPTIRKTTGGAEENKDASQQNASTERTNRRNDINNIQIQSLSENSTSTRRSSYKNDRKDRFHKRYKESERPRDRESVREQKREVRREQKRERIVLGKRDIISEPLHEPSAITSPTDSSSAEVPCNNDKIVIKEDCTGFNSEDEYDESFFKNRNLTDEEWQKRDALFARYMSTLGFEIKNMHEDGACLFRSIADQVYGDQEFHFQVRQDCMNYIVQNRDYFEPYVTEDFEKYVARKRTWHVHGNHLEIQAMSELYNRAIEVYCYQVEPINIFNGARITSYEPIRLSYHRMCHYNSISNPNSPSVGVGLGLPNYKPVDIDRRRFNDAVRASEELLIEQTMLEDKIKATDWEATNEAIEEQVARESYIQYFRDTERRLKVEGHAQASASSSTITSAMISSPRTSRRGSVSPKGGQSPKGSCSPKNSFSPLASPRSNSGNMSMIPDFGIENVPVPFVPTKEEEALAKRLYNSPRRITEQTDTNFPGEPLPPDFSNQAGPSTIDNNLGYDDFDQEIMAQVLAESQKTYLEELKHKSKKRNSSPGPSTSS, encoded by the exons atgacTATTCTACCTACTATACGAAAAACAACCGGTGGCgctgaagaaaataaagatgcTAGTCAACAGAAT GCTTCTACTGAAAGAACAAATAGAAGAAATGATATCAATAACATTCAAATACAATCCCTTTCTGAAAACTCTACAAGTACAAGAAGATCATCTTA TAAAAATGATAGAAAGGATCGTTTCCATAAAAGATATAAAGAATCAGAGAGACCGAGGGATAGGGAGAGTGTAAGAGAACAAAAACGGGAAGTTAGAAGAGAACAAAAAAGAGAAAGGATTGTGTTGGGCAAACGTGATATAATCTCTGAACCTTTACATGAGCCGAGCGCTATTACCTCCCCTACGGATAGTTCTTCTGCTGAGGTACCATGcaataatgataaaattgtgATTAAGGAAGACTGCACTGGTTTTAATAGTGAAGATGAGTatgatgaaagtttttttaaaaataggaaTCTCACAGATGAGGAATGGCAAAAG agGGATGCTCTTTTTGCACGTTATATGTCCACCCttggatttgaaataaaaaatatgcatgAAGATGGTGCTTGCCTCTTTCGCTCAATTGCTGACCAAGTATATGGAGATCAAGAATTTCATTTTCAAGTCAGGCAAGATTGCATGAATTACATT gtACAGAACCGTGACTATTTTGAACCCTATGTTactgaagattttgaaaaatatgtagcTCGAAAGCGTACTTGGCATGTCCATGGTAACCACTTAGAAATTCAAGCTATGAGTGAACTTTACAATAGAGCAATTGAAGTCTATTGTTATCAAGTTG aaCCTATAAACATATTTAATGGAGCAAGAATTACTTCTTATGAACCAATCAGACTCTCCTATCATAGAATGTGCCACTACAACTCCATCAGTAACCCCAACAGTCCGTCTGTTGGTGTAGGTCTAGGCCTTCCTAATTACAAGCCTGTTGATATTGACAGAAGAAGATTCAATGATGCTGTTAGAGCAAGTGAAGAATTACTCATTGAACAG acTATGTTGGAAGATAAAATCAAAGCAACTGATTGGGAGGCTACCAATGAAGCTATAGAAGAACAAGTTGCTAGAGAATCATATATTCAGTATTTTAGGGATACAGAGAGGCGATTAAAAGTTGAAGGACATGCTCAAGCTAGTGCCAGTAGCTCTACAATAACTTCAGCCATGATTTCAAGTCCTAGAACTTCTAGACGTGGATCAGTATCACCTAAAGGTGGACAGTCTCCAAAGGGATCTTGTTCCCCAAAAAATAGCTTTTCCCctttag CAAGTCCTAGATCAAATTCTGGCAATATGTCAATGATTCCCGACTTTGGTATTGAAAATGTGCCTGTACCATTTGTTCCTACGAAAGAAGAAGAAGCCCTCGCTAAGAGATTATACAATTCTCCAAGGCGAATCACTGAGCAGACCGATACTAACTTTCCTGGTGAACCATTGCCTCCAGATTTCTCTAATCAAGCTGGTCCTTCTACCATTGACAATAACCTTG gATATGATGACTTTGATCAAGAGATAATGGCCCAAGTGCTGGCAGAATCCCAGAAAACGTACCTAGAAGAACTGAAACATAAATCCAAGAAAAGAAACAGTTCACCGGGGCCATCAACTTCATCATAG